Proteins encoded within one genomic window of Calonectris borealis chromosome 1, bCalBor7.hap1.2, whole genome shotgun sequence:
- the ARHGDIB gene encoding rho GDP-dissociation inhibitor 2, with protein sequence MTEKTQEPHVEEDDDELDGKLNYKPPPQKTLQELQELDKDDESLAKYKKSLLGDGPVVVDPTAPNVVVTRLTLVCDSAPGPITMDLTGDLEALKKETFVLKEGVEYRVKIHFRVNRDIVSGLKYVQHTYRTGVKVDKATFMVGSYGPRPEEYEFLTPIEEAPKGMLARGTYHNKSFFTDDDKHDHLTWEWNLSIKKEWTE encoded by the exons ATGACTGAGAAGACTCAAGAACCTCATgtggaggaagatgatgatgagCTGGATGGGAAACTCAACTACAAACCTCCTCCCCAGAAAACACTGCAGGAGCTGCAAGAGTTGGACAAGGACGATGAAAGCCTCGCTAAGTACAAGAAGTCCCTGCTGGGAGATGGACCTGTGGTAGTAG ACCCAACAGCTCCCAATGTGGTGGTCACCCGACTCACCCTGGTATGTGACTCTGCTCCAGGACCGATCACTATGGACCTTACAG GTGACCTTGAAGCACTCAAGAAAGAGACCTTCGTATTAAAGGAAGGAGTGGAATACAGAGTTAAGATCCATTTCAGA GTAAACAGGGACATTGTGTCGGGACTGAAATATGTGCAGCACACCTACCGGACAGGAGTGAAGG TGGACAAAGCCACATTCATGGTTGGCAGCTACGGGCCACGGCCGGAGGAGTACGAGTTCCTGACGCCTATTGAGGAGGCTCCTAAGGGTATGCTGGCTCGAGGCACCTATCACAACAAGTCCTTCTTCACGGATGACGACAAGCATGACCATCTCACCTGGGAGTGGAACCTGTCCATCAAGAAGGAATGGACAGAATGA
- the PDE6H gene encoding retinal cone rhodopsin-sensitive cGMP 3',5'-cyclic phosphodiesterase subunit gamma, with protein MSENPATNLNTGDAPAGPTTPRKGPPKFKQRQTRQFKSKPPKKGVKGFGDDIPGMEGLGTDITVICPWEAFSHLELHELAQFGII; from the exons ATGAGTGAGAACCCAGCCACCAACCTCAACACTGGAGATGCTCCAGCTGGTCCCACTACACCACGCAAGGGGCCTCCCAAGTTCAAGCAGAGACAGACAAGGCAGTTCAAGAGCAAGCCTCCTAAAAAAGGAGTAAAAGG GTTTGGAGATGACATCCCAGGCATGGAGGGACTGGGCACAG ATATCACAGTGATTTGCCCATGGGAAGCTTTCAGCCATCTGGAACTGCACGAGCTggcccagtttgggatcatctaA